ACATCATTATTTGATGGGTTTTACAGGGAGTACAATTACGAAAGTGGCTCCTTCATCTCCATTTGACATGAGTTCCAAACGTCCACCATGCTCTCTCACTATTCGGGCTGCGATACTCAGGCCCAAGCCTGTCCCCTCCTCTTTGGTGGTAAAAAAGGGCTGGAACACCTTATCCCGGATTGATTCCGGGATGCCGGGGCCATTATCGGTCAATCGAATCACGGCCACCTGCCCCAAAGAAGAACTGTAACTATCTTCCTCATGAATGACGATTGATCCACCTTTCTGCATTGCTTCACATGCATTTATCAAGATATTGACAAGGACTTCCTTCAACTGCTCGGGATCGATCAGGATTTCCGGAAGAACACGTTCCCTGTTGAGCCTTATTTCCACCTCATAAGATTCAAGGCGGTGTTGCATCAACTGAATTACCAAGTCTACCACATCTGAAGGACTAACCCTCTGCATCTTGAGTCTGGGCGGCCGGGAGAATTCAAGGAAATTTTGGACAATAGTGTCTATGTGACGAATTTCTTCGGAGATCACTTCAAAATCTTCTTTTTGAGGAGCAGACAAATCAAGGTTCCGTCCCAAGGAAAACAATCTCATCTTAACAGAAGTAAGTGGGTTCCGAATGCTATGAGCCATGCCTGCTGCCAATTTGCCAACAAGGGCCATCTTTTCGGCCTGTAAAAGATGTTCACGACTCTTTTCGAGTTCAGAATAAGTGCGGTACATATCCTCAATCAAACCATGAACACTTCGACTGAGTGCTTTGACTTCATCTTCTGGTTCTTGTGAGTTACCTTCTCGATCCGCCTCCAAGGCCAATCTGCGCACCGGACCTAAAATTTGGTTTACAAGAACAAAGGCCATGAGCACACCAAGAAACAGGACAATCAACATGGCCGTCCCCGCTATAAGTCTGAGATTTTCGGCCTGGGCATGGCTTCTGTCAATTGCTCCTTCGGTTCTCTCCGCTTGAAAATCTTTAAATTCTTCGCATAGCTGAAGGATTTTGAAAAAGCGATTCCGTACTTCTTTATGGAGCCTGGCACCGGCTTCCCGCCTGCCTGCCTTGTAATTGGCGATGACTTGGTCCTTTAAGGTTACATAGCTAGAATATTCTGACTCGATCAGTTTGACGAACTCTTCTTGTTGTTGAGTTTCAACGAGGAAACGCGCCTTTTGAAGCTGCTCTGTAAAAATCCTGCGATACATTCCTAATTGCCTAAGCCAATCTGGATCACCATCCAGAAAGTAATAGGAAACGAATCCCTTCTGGTTCACCAAAGCAACCTCTAATTCTCCGGCTGTCTGGAAGACTTCCATATTTTTATCAATAATAGAACTCAAAAGATCTTCCATCTGATAAGTGTACCATACCATCACCAAACCGCCCGCAAATGTGACAAACACCAAGGCAGTCAAAGTCACGTAAATTCGGACGCGCAGGCTAATTTTTTTCCACATTCACCAAACCCTATAGTCTTTATTCAACAGATAATAGGACTTTCGTTCTCATGTATGAAGTATAAGCAAATCGATCTCACAAGACAAGGTGGGACAATAATCCTTAAAATCAGGCTATACCTGACAATACAATCCGGTTACTTCTCCGCCAGGATGTTGGACAGGGTCCTCCCGACCTTCCGGAGACTCTCCAGGCTGTCGGCGGGAAGAAAATAATCGACGAAGGGCAAGGCCGCCCGCATCCCTTTGGCCGGGACGTAGGACGCGGAATGGATCGGGAGGGGATTCAGCCAAAGAATACAGTTCGCACGCCGCTTCAAGTTCGCCATTTCACTCACCAGGATCTGTCTTCCACCAAGATCCCAGCCGTCACTGAGGATGACGATGACTGTTCTTCTGTTGAGCAGCCGGTCCCCGTGCTCCTCGTTGAATTGCCGCAGGCTGTGCCCGATGCGCGTCCCCCCCGACCAATCGGGTACTTCCCTTGACATGATTTCCAGGACCCGGTCCAGACCGAACTTTTTCATGTATGGAGAAACACATGAGAGGGAAGTAGAAAAAAGGAACACCTCTGCCTTGGATCCCACACCACGCAGGCCCAGGACGAAAGGGATCACGAAGTGAGCATAACGCTCCATCGATCCGCTCACGTCGGCCAGCACCACCACTTTCTTCGGCCGTTTCCGTTTTTTCCGGTAATAGAGCTTGAACGGGATTCCCCCTGTCTTCAAGCTCTTGGCCGTTACCCTCCGAAAGTCGATATTCTCCGGTTTCCTGGATCTCCTTGTGCGCCTTCCGGTGGAAACCTTGAAAAGAGAGATGAGGTACTTCATAAGAAGCTGGGCGACCCGGATATCCCGCTTGCTGAAGGTGGCGATATCCCGCTTTTCCAGGCTGGGGATAGGGCTGTAGGTGGCTCCTTCGAGGATCTCCTTTTCGGGAAGCTCTTCCAGGGTCTCCGTCCCTGGG
The genomic region above belongs to Deltaproteobacteria bacterium and contains:
- a CDS encoding MCP four helix bundle domain-containing protein, translating into MWKKISLRVRIYVTLTALVFVTFAGGLVMVWYTYQMEDLLSSIIDKNMEVFQTAGELEVALVNQKGFVSYYFLDGDPDWLRQLGMYRRIFTEQLQKARFLVETQQQEEFVKLIESEYSSYVTLKDQVIANYKAGRREAGARLHKEVRNRFFKILQLCEEFKDFQAERTEGAIDRSHAQAENLRLIAGTAMLIVLFLGVLMAFVLVNQILGPVRRLALEADREGNSQEPEDEVKALSRSVHGLIEDMYRTYSELEKSREHLLQAEKMALVGKLAAGMAHSIRNPLTSVKMRLFSLGRNLDLSAPQKEDFEVISEEIRHIDTIVQNFLEFSRPPRLKMQRVSPSDVVDLVIQLMQHRLESYEVEIRLNRERVLPEILIDPEQLKEVLVNILINACEAMQKGGSIVIHEEDSYSSSLGQVAVIRLTDNGPGIPESIRDKVFQPFFTTKEEGTGLGLSIAARIVREHGGRLELMSNGDEGATFVIVLPVKPIK
- a CDS encoding VWA domain-containing protein, translated to MSPIPTADNGNLAERIVAFSHYLRDRGFRVYASNVLGALQGLQAIDIAERRDFFSTLRTHFVSNDTEWALFGEYFDSFWKGIPAKGVQEAEQEPQLPPDLTEMPAGEVIPDTNPPGTETLEELPEKEILEGATYSPIPSLEKRDIATFSKRDIRVAQLLMKYLISLFKVSTGRRTRRSRKPENIDFRRVTAKSLKTGGIPFKLYYRKKRKRPKKVVVLADVSGSMERYAHFVIPFVLGLRGVGSKAEVFLFSTSLSCVSPYMKKFGLDRVLEIMSREVPDWSGGTRIGHSLRQFNEEHGDRLLNRRTVIVILSDGWDLGGRQILVSEMANLKRRANCILWLNPLPIHSASYVPAKGMRAALPFVDYFLPADSLESLRKVGRTLSNILAEK